A single window of Luteipulveratus halotolerans DNA harbors:
- a CDS encoding LytR C-terminal domain-containing protein, which produces MSQTPHRRPYETGLARARRRRHRRSVAVITIVGLMVVGGFAYATAYWQQWLPGQASGTEPTCVVTTTAPPDPKTTFTLNIYNAGGEQGRANDVALGMKNRGFDVGIVGNDPYKKKLSGVGELRYGATGEAKADQLVRDLAPGITMVQDGRTDTSVDLVLGQEFPTLPQVTKAPEPESAC; this is translated from the coding sequence GTGAGCCAGACACCGCACCGCCGCCCGTACGAGACGGGCCTGGCCCGCGCGCGCCGTCGCCGGCACCGCCGGTCGGTCGCCGTCATCACGATCGTCGGCCTGATGGTCGTCGGCGGCTTCGCCTACGCAACGGCGTACTGGCAGCAGTGGCTGCCCGGCCAGGCGTCGGGCACCGAACCGACCTGTGTGGTGACCACGACCGCACCGCCCGACCCGAAGACGACGTTCACGCTCAACATCTACAACGCCGGCGGTGAGCAGGGTCGCGCCAACGACGTCGCGCTCGGCATGAAGAACCGCGGCTTCGACGTGGGCATCGTCGGCAACGACCCCTACAAGAAGAAGCTGTCGGGCGTCGGCGAGCTGCGCTACGGCGCGACCGGTGAGGCCAAGGCCGACCAGCTCGTCCGTGACCTCGCGCCGGGCATCACGATGGTCCAGGACGGCCGCACCGACACCAGCGTCGACCTCGTGCTCGGCCAGGAGTTCCCGACGCTGCCCCAGGTCACCAAGGCACCCGAGCCCGAGAGCGCCTGCTGA
- a CDS encoding type II toxin-antitoxin system VapB family antitoxin, producing the protein MIFKAVGEGRPYPDHGLESPRDWSPVAPRMVRLDELITTKRTLDLTIVLSEDSTFYGDLFAHVVQWRGDLYLEDGLHRALRAALQQRPVLHARVLDL; encoded by the coding sequence GTGATCTTCAAGGCCGTGGGAGAAGGACGCCCGTACCCCGACCACGGCCTGGAGTCCCCGCGTGACTGGAGTCCGGTCGCTCCGCGCATGGTCCGGCTCGATGAGCTGATCACCACCAAGCGCACGCTCGACCTGACGATCGTGCTGTCGGAGGACTCCACGTTCTACGGCGACCTGTTCGCGCACGTCGTGCAGTGGCGGGGCGACCTCTATCTCGAGGACGGCCTGCACCGCGCGCTGCGTGCGGCGCTGCAGCAGCGCCCGGTCCTGCACGCGAGAGTTCTCGACCTGTGA